DNA sequence from the Epinephelus moara isolate mb chromosome 3, YSFRI_EMoa_1.0, whole genome shotgun sequence genome:
CAGGCCTTGTTTCTGTGGGAGGGGTTATAACAGCCAACGTTCCCCCTCCCCCCTACAACTCTACCCACAAAGTTGCAGGTATGATTCGATGGAAGCgggcgcgtgtgtgtgtgctacagcAAATAGACACTCCTTGAAGCTTGCTGCCTAACTACCTGGCATGCTGCTTACCTGCGCTTCTCAAGTTTAATGTCTTAATCAGGTTTTAAGGTTGTGCTTCTTACTTCTGGATAACACTGAGTGACCAGAAAAATACATCCCCCTGTACATTTAATGCAACCAGTACAACAGCTGTGTACTGGATTCCTTTTATTTAGAGCTGTTAGAGAGATGTCGATTTAATACTGCTATAATGTTTCAGGGATGTTGTTGTATTATATTGCATTACACACAATGCAACCACATTGCAGGTTAATTTGATGTTATCCAATATTTATTCTTCTCCGAATTTGAAGGTGAAGtagacaaaatggaaaaaatacaatGCCATAGCGGGTACTGACAGGCAAGCAATTGAAACAatggtcaaaaacatttttttttgcgaGGTTGTTGTGTTGTATCTCAGAACAATACACAGGTACTTCTGTTTTCTGGTCAGTCAGTGTGGAAGTATGCTTTGGTGAACTGTGAGGACGGGGTCTTTGGTTGCCTGGACTAGGAACAGCTTCAAACTAATGTCAttaatctttttctttctgGAATCATGCTGTGTGCTGGCATTTAACATGCATCGCTTGGGTTAGCTTATTTTTTTGAACGCACTGTCTTGTCAGTTTTCACAGTTGAAATACATCTTTTAGGGCCTTTGGGGAGATGTGTGGTCAAACGTACAAAGGTGTCTCAACTTGCATTAAATTGACAAATGTCCAACACAGTGTTGAGACAAGCACAGTGTCTGACGAAAGTTAATTCCAGGTTACTAGGctaaataaatcattcaaacaTTTCCCCAAAGGTAAGAAGAAGACATATTCCAATCTTGAAAATTGTTAGATTTTTCATGTAATAAGTTGCACGCAGGGATGCTCTCTGGCTATTCCTCCTTGCTgtatctctcctctccttttttagATGTGAGTGGACTGCTTCTTCTACAATAGTTTGTTGGGTTTCAACCTATTCTGTCTGTGTCCTGGAATGAAATTTGTTTTGAACAATAACACTActgatcagaaaaaaatatttaatgcaACTATGTGGATctaaatgtatttcttttatttgtaattGATCGCCATATCAGATAATAGTAATCATCATTTTAGATTACCTTTTTCACCAACTCTGATCTTTCTTTCCCTCCAGGCTATGCCAAACCAGGCAATCCACAGCACACCACACCTGGAGTCAACAGCGGGCCCCTCCTTATCCCTCATGGGTCCACGCCTTCTACCCCTGTTCCACCCCAGGCTTCTCCTGCTCAGCCTCCTCCAACAACCCCTATAACACCAGTTTTCCCTGGCATGGTGCCCTCTCACAACCCAAgtgctccctctccctcccctgcTCCATCCCCATCTGTGATCAAAGCAGGACCACAGACCCCCAGTGGCCATGCTACACCTACACCCTCATCTGTCATTAAAGCCCACACACCCTCAGGCACCCCTTGTGGAACTCCTGTCCCCGGCAGCGGAGGCTTCTCCTCTTCCCCCTTCCATGCAGTTTCCCGACCAGGCACCCCTGCGACCTCCCGCAGTGGCCCAGACCTCTTATCTCAGACAAACTCCATGGGCTCAACTCAGCAGAGGGTTTTCTCCCAGTCCATAGACCACCAGTCAGGACCCACCCACCCTGGCATACACTCACAAGCAGGTAACCCCTCTGGGTCAGTGATCCGAAGTTACACCCCCTCTGGACCAACCACTCCAGTTATTCCAAACTGTTCCACCCCAGGCCCCAGTCCCAAACCCTCGCCAGCTCATTCTGCACAGATTCAGGCCGCCATGGCAGTGGCTGGAGCCCTGAACAGACACactggaggtagtaacagtggcAGTAACAGCCCAGTGCCCTCTGCTTTCAAGGGCACCTCTCGTTCTGGCACACCGTCTCTTAGCTCTCTTGTGGTACCAGGTTCTGCGCAGGCTGCCCTGGTACGTTCCCTTGGTCTGTCGCACCCCTCAGGTTCTCCTCAAGTCTCTCTCTCTAGTCCTGTGGCTCTCACCGGCCTCCAAGCTCTGTCCTCCAGCCCAGCACCCACTCATTACCCTGGCCTGTCCcccttttcctccctctcttccacTCTCCCTAATTCCTCCATGCCTTCATCCATGCCCGCACTACCTCCCACTACCAATATTTCTAACCATCCACCGACCTCCATCtacccaggcctggctccaaaCACTGCCTCCGCTGCAGCCTCCCCGTTTGGTCTAGGCCTCACCTCTGGTCCCTCTATATTCCCAGGCCTTCCGTCTGGTCCTAACCCCGCTGCCTTCCCAGGGTTAGGGGTTTCAGGAGGGCATACTGCTGGGAGCCCTGTGCTGTCATCATTCATGGGACTGCCAGGGGCCTCTTCATCTTCTGTAGCAGTATCGGTGGCACCgctgcaggcagcagcagcagcagctggagttccATCATCATCTCCAGTGTTACCAGGCTTTGCGTCTGCTTTCAGCTCCAACTTCCAGCCTGGGTATGTGATCCTCAAACATTTTTACTGTCCAGTATACAGAAGCCATGATTTATGAATGAtgtaaaatacacatattgatTTTATATTGATTTCCTACCGTTATTTTATTTAGCCTACAGGAAAAGACCATAGCAGCTACTGAATTTGAATGTAGGTCAGTGGGTGCCAATTGAGCTAGCCATTATATGATATGTCATTGTTTCCACTCAGTGTAAAATGGCTGTAAAAAGAGCATCATAAAGCATGTAAACTGATTTTTATAGGTTTTGCAAACACTGCACCTAAGTGCAAAGTCCACCTTTGTTTCTACTCTGTGTCAGGTGTAGACTTTGGTTTGTCTGGTCTTAAAGAGTTCTATGCCAGTTGGGTAATAGGTGACTGCTGTATAGTCATATATTAAGCATATCATCTTGTCAAACACAATCTTGCATGTGTTTCACAAGCACACGCCTCACCTTTTGTTGACAGTGCATGCACTCAAGAGGCAGGTGGTGTCCTTCTTGGAAGAGCTAATAAATGAACAAGGAAGTTgtactttttaatatttaaaaaaatatataaacacatgtACACTGATGGTAATTGTCATCAAACCATACACCACCTTAAAACTAGTATTTTCCTAATACTGTTATAAGTTATGAGAGAATGTGTCCACTCCCATACATACATTTGtgtattaatttaaaatataaacacactaTTGGTACATACTGTACTGAATACTCATTAGATTTTTAGTTTTAGACATTTTGGTAAATGCGCTTATGCTTTGTGGCAGAGAGTAAGATGAGagcagtaacttcctggagtctctgtCTTTTATATGgactaaacaaacaagatataacacgatcattagtgagctttagaggtgctggtgggTGGATCTTGTTCCTGTTGGACAGGGCCTGGCAAGCTGGCAAGCTAACAGGATGCTGGCTCTAGCTTCATATTCAAAgggacagatatgagagtgatATAAATGCGTAATATTCTTTGAAATGCAGCTTTTTTAGTTTCTGATGTTGGCAAAAATAAACGCTTGATCAGAGTTGTATTTTATCACATTAGAATTAAAAATTGCGTCTGTAACTAAGCACTGTAAATAGCATTTTTTTAACCGAGTAGATACAGAATAATGTGGAATAATATATTGATATAATTAAAATAACACTGTGTATATTCTGTGTGTTACAGGTTGAGCAGTGTTCTCCAGCCTTCTGGAAGCAGCGGGTTCCCCTTGCTGTCCTTCCCTGGGGTCACAAGCTTCTCTCCCTCCGCCTCCCCTGCTGCCCTCAGCAGCCTCCACAACCCAGCTATGCAGTCTGCTCTGCTGCAGGTAGACACACacgtacacgcacacacacactattctcTGGCGGAGTAAAAGTATTTGAATGTCGGTTTGATAAAGCCACACTGCTACTTTTCTTTGTCCTGTTCCAGGCTCATCCCACACCTGCTCTGGAGAGCTTTCCTCCTCAGCCCAACAGTTTCACCAACTACCCTCCAGGCCCTGGAAACCCGTTCCCCCTCCAACCAGGCCTGCACCCCCAGTTGGGTTGGCAGTGAAACCCACAACACACCTTGAAATACGAAGTACACTTACACGCTGACACCTATCGTACACCCTGCCCCACCCCTCAGCAGttgacacattttcttttttggcctTGAACCCTGAAGAGCACAGGACAGACTGGAGAGTctcagtaatgtgtgtgttacagcCAGAATGACTTACTACTACCAGAAACACTATGGAGTAAACAAATTTACTACATTATTCAAAGTGAACAGTTGTAAATATCAGTTGTCGAAGTTGTTAGGTTTTAAAAGTAGACCGTAACTGGTTTAAATGTTAGCTGGACTTGGCTGTTTTTAATCGAGTTTATCAACATTTATTAGTGAATAATGAAATATAGAAATGAATTTGAAAAGTGTACATGATATCATGTAATGAATTGCCAGTATCCTCATGTAGTATTTCATGTCCAGTCTCGGTGGAAAGGACGTGTATGATACTGATCAGTTGTCCTGAACTGAATATTGTATTATGACATGACATTTTTAGGTGACTCATGGTATACTGAGCTGTAAGGCGCAGTCATATTTTGAGGTGGGCACACCGCTCCACAATCCTTGTGCTGCGTCGAGGGTGGGAGTGCTCTACACAAATACCTGCATCTGCCAGCTCCactcatatttgtgttttaatttttattagtGAACACACAATTGTGGCTGTCAGCAGTTTACTGTGATTCAAATTTGACGGATGTCACGATGCTATCGCTGTTATTACAGTATTTGACCACATATACTGTATGCAGATGTTTCTGAGAAGAAGCTGATTGATATATGGACTTGAGATATAAAATGTCTGTATTCTTCAGCGATGCTTTGCAACATAgtgaaaactgtaattttacctcagTTACTGTACACATCAGTACACTCAGAGATAGTTGAGAGTGATACACGTTGtatgttttatctgttttgcccttattttttttgtatttgcacctgttttattattttgtcagtAAACTGCTGGTTATTGTAGCTGTTGCTGTATCTCTACTCTGTGTGAAGCCATGCTTATCAGGAAAACCACTTAGTAGATAATAATGACAGCTCGACATGCAGATCCTGAAGTTGAAGGCCAGCTGGTATTTGCTTTTAAAGAGGTGTAGCAATCAcctatttatgtgttttttttaataaaatgtcaaaagacGTTGAAAAGTCTGATAAATTGTAGTGCACTAGGCTAAAGTGACAGGCCAGTGAAGGAGCATCTTCATGGTTATACTTTGTTATATCAGCAAAGTAATGGTTATAAATAAAGGTTCATGGTCAGAGAAAGACTGAATTAACAGGATAGTTATAGGTGATTAATATGTACTGACAGCTGTGGCATATACCTTAATTGATATGCGGTTATTCTGTTTTCTGTTAGTTTATCCAACCCTCAGTATGATCATTTTTACGACCTACCTAACGTCCATTTAGGGCTCCACACAGTGCTTAACATAAGCGCCTGTAATATTGCTCAACACAGAGGTGATGTCCTCAGTCATGTGTCAGTTAGTCATGAGCGACGCCCAACACCCAATCATGGGACCAATTTACACTTTCcattattacagtttttttccatTGTACCCATACTTTGACTACAACTTCCTTAATCaataatattaaattaatataatttttaataattatgcaaaagaaaatata
Encoded proteins:
- the proser1 gene encoding proline and serine-rich protein 1 isoform X1 produces the protein MDKKSFDIVLDEIRKCVLTDQRIKAIEQVHGYFSSEQVIEILKYFSWAEPQIKAVKALQHKMVAIPTTKVANILNCFTFSKDRLIVLELIALNISDAQNYRPVEDLFRIHLSEKKRARRILEQVCKVGCKAPVAMISSCGMIPGNPYPKGRPSLVSGTFPGIPPVKKDGDKKDDTSNSLEGKGISARIIGPFKPFPSTYNPHRPVPYPIPPCRPHATIAPSAYNNAGLVSVGGVITANVPPPPYNSTHKVAGYAKPGNPQHTTPGVNSGPLLIPHGSTPSTPVPPQASPAQPPPTTPITPVFPGMVPSHNPSAPSPSPAPSPSVIKAGPQTPSGHATPTPSSVIKAHTPSGTPCGTPVPGSGGFSSSPFHAVSRPGTPATSRSGPDLLSQTNSMGSTQQRVFSQSIDHQSGPTHPGIHSQAGNPSGSVIRSYTPSGPTTPVIPNCSTPGPSPKPSPAHSAQIQAAMAVAGALNRHTGGSNSGSNSPVPSAFKGTSRSGTPSLSSLVVPGSAQAALVRSLGLSHPSGSPQVSLSSPVALTGLQALSSSPAPTHYPGLSPFSSLSSTLPNSSMPSSMPALPPTTNISNHPPTSIYPGLAPNTASAAASPFGLGLTSGPSIFPGLPSGPNPAAFPGLGVSGGHTAGSPVLSSFMGLPGASSSSVAVSVAPLQAAAAAAGVPSSSPVLPGFASAFSSNFQPGLSSVLQPSGSSGFPLLSFPGVTSFSPSASPAALSSLHNPAMQSALLQAHPTPALESFPPQPNSFTNYPPGPGNPFPLQPGLHPQLGWQ
- the proser1 gene encoding proline and serine-rich protein 1 isoform X2; this encodes MDKKSFDIVLDEIRKCVLTDQRIKAIEQVHGYFSSEQVIEILKYFSWAEPQIKAVKALQHKMVAIPTTKVANILNCFTFSKDRLIVLELIALNISDAQNYRPVEDLFRIHLSEKKRARRILEQVCKVGCKAPVAMISSCGMIPGNPYPKGRPSLVSGTFPGIPPVKKDGDKKDDTSNSLEGKGISARIIGPFKPFPSTYNPHRPVPYPIPPCRPHATIAPSYAKPGNPQHTTPGVNSGPLLIPHGSTPSTPVPPQASPAQPPPTTPITPVFPGMVPSHNPSAPSPSPAPSPSVIKAGPQTPSGHATPTPSSVIKAHTPSGTPCGTPVPGSGGFSSSPFHAVSRPGTPATSRSGPDLLSQTNSMGSTQQRVFSQSIDHQSGPTHPGIHSQAGNPSGSVIRSYTPSGPTTPVIPNCSTPGPSPKPSPAHSAQIQAAMAVAGALNRHTGGSNSGSNSPVPSAFKGTSRSGTPSLSSLVVPGSAQAALVRSLGLSHPSGSPQVSLSSPVALTGLQALSSSPAPTHYPGLSPFSSLSSTLPNSSMPSSMPALPPTTNISNHPPTSIYPGLAPNTASAAASPFGLGLTSGPSIFPGLPSGPNPAAFPGLGVSGGHTAGSPVLSSFMGLPGASSSSVAVSVAPLQAAAAAAGVPSSSPVLPGFASAFSSNFQPGLSSVLQPSGSSGFPLLSFPGVTSFSPSASPAALSSLHNPAMQSALLQAHPTPALESFPPQPNSFTNYPPGPGNPFPLQPGLHPQLGWQ